In one window of Pseudodesulfovibrio sp. S3 DNA:
- a CDS encoding DMT family transporter, whose protein sequence is MTNSKKALVYGLVTVGIWSTVASAFKMALRHLDPLQLLLCACAFSIVALSGILLFQGKIGELVRMKRKETARCALLGTLNPFLYYMILFKAYDLLPAQEAQPINYTWAVTLSLLSVPLLGQKMSLKDLGAILLSYFGVVVISTHGNLLAMEFSNLTGVALALGSTVIWALYWIFNTRSKAHPMAGLLLSFLFGFPLILAATLAFSELPTLTIQSVSAAAYVGLFEMGITFALWLTAMKFAAMPDGGGTTRIANLIFLSPFLSLVFIHLLVGEAIHPATVAGLGFIIAGNALMQFTPGKNPKK, encoded by the coding sequence GTGACCAACAGTAAAAAAGCCCTGGTATACGGCCTGGTCACGGTGGGCATCTGGTCCACCGTGGCCTCGGCCTTCAAGATGGCGCTGCGCCACCTTGATCCGCTTCAACTCCTGTTGTGCGCCTGCGCATTCTCCATCGTCGCCTTGTCTGGCATACTGCTTTTTCAAGGGAAGATCGGCGAACTGGTACGAATGAAACGAAAGGAAACGGCCCGTTGCGCCCTGCTCGGCACACTCAATCCGTTTCTCTATTACATGATCCTGTTCAAGGCCTATGACCTGCTTCCCGCCCAGGAGGCACAACCCATCAACTACACATGGGCGGTCACCCTTTCCCTGTTGTCCGTGCCGCTACTGGGGCAGAAAATGTCCCTCAAGGATTTGGGCGCCATTCTCCTGAGCTATTTCGGGGTGGTGGTCATCTCCACCCACGGCAATCTGCTTGCCATGGAATTCTCCAACCTGACCGGCGTGGCCCTGGCGCTGGGCAGTACGGTCATCTGGGCCCTCTACTGGATATTCAACACCCGCAGCAAGGCGCACCCCATGGCCGGACTCCTGCTCAGCTTCCTCTTCGGTTTCCCGCTCATCCTGGCGGCCACGCTGGCCTTCTCGGAACTGCCGACCCTGACCATCCAATCGGTGTCGGCAGCCGCCTATGTGGGACTGTTTGAAATGGGCATCACCTTCGCACTCTGGCTCACGGCCATGAAGTTCGCGGCCATGCCCGACGGCGGCGGTACGACGCGGATAGCCAACCTCATTTTCCTCTCGCCCTTCCTTTCACTGGTGTTCATCCACCTGCTGGTGGGCGAAGCTATTCATCCCGCCACCGTGGCCGGACTCGGCTTCATCATCGCGGGCAACGCCCTGATGCAGTTCACCCCGGGCAAGAACCCGAAGAAGTGA
- a CDS encoding methyl-accepting chemotaxis protein, producing the protein MAEQARKQGEAARCEGLLSAANTLEHSVQAIRDHSFRLGVASGKAQDGAAQQQRFIAEAASAMEEMNAAVNETAANAGSAASEADQVMERAKSGSKVVSRTLESISAVSRNALDLVENVAGLGSQAQGVGAIMGVISDIADQTNLLALNAAIEAARAGEAGRGFAVVADEVRKLAEKTMDATRDVGMAIDGIQKQVSQTIEGVKGMADLADEAAGLACESGNALTEIVTHSGTSAQRITSIAAAASQQSVSSEEVTRTIAAVHSISMATGKGMEEAAQAVALLSTRVDELSTMTGVFRLVGNGKVQEIIGELAASAEVLSLDRRLQEEAMRTVLARNAFLELLYITDGNGVQTVSNIGGKVSGYAEDAFAFGKHWDSRSWFRGAVDNRTFYISDVYTSSASGEECITVSGPFFGTQGEVLGVIAADVSVAA; encoded by the coding sequence TTGGCCGAACAGGCCAGAAAACAGGGAGAGGCGGCTCGGTGCGAAGGGTTGTTGTCCGCAGCCAATACCCTGGAGCATTCCGTGCAGGCCATACGCGATCATTCATTCCGGCTGGGTGTGGCGTCAGGCAAGGCCCAGGACGGGGCTGCCCAACAGCAGCGGTTCATTGCCGAGGCCGCTTCCGCCATGGAAGAAATGAACGCCGCGGTGAACGAGACAGCGGCCAATGCCGGCTCTGCTGCTTCCGAAGCCGATCAGGTCATGGAGCGGGCCAAATCCGGTTCCAAGGTCGTTTCCAGGACTCTCGAATCCATCAGTGCGGTTTCAAGGAATGCCTTGGACTTGGTGGAGAATGTGGCGGGGCTGGGCTCCCAGGCTCAAGGGGTTGGCGCCATCATGGGAGTAATTTCCGATATTGCGGATCAAACCAATCTGCTTGCCTTGAACGCCGCCATTGAGGCCGCCCGTGCGGGCGAGGCGGGTCGCGGATTCGCAGTCGTTGCCGACGAAGTGCGGAAATTGGCCGAAAAGACCATGGATGCGACCAGGGACGTTGGCATGGCAATCGATGGCATTCAGAAACAGGTGAGCCAGACTATCGAAGGCGTGAAGGGCATGGCTGACTTGGCCGACGAGGCGGCGGGCCTGGCCTGTGAATCCGGCAATGCCCTGACCGAGATTGTAACCCATTCCGGGACCAGCGCACAGCGCATCACGTCCATTGCCGCTGCCGCTTCCCAGCAGTCCGTTTCCAGTGAGGAGGTGACCCGGACCATTGCCGCTGTTCATTCCATTTCAATGGCCACGGGAAAAGGGATGGAAGAGGCGGCGCAGGCCGTGGCACTGCTGTCCACCCGAGTGGATGAACTCTCGACCATGACAGGTGTCTTCCGTTTGGTCGGCAACGGTAAAGTTCAGGAAATCATTGGTGAACTTGCCGCATCTGCTGAGGTTTTGTCTTTGGATCGAAGGCTTCAGGAAGAGGCAATGCGCACCGTGTTGGCGCGGAATGCATTCCTTGAGCTTCTGTACATCACGGACGGGAATGGTGTTCAAACGGTCAGCAATATCGGCGGCAAGGTTTCCGGGTATGCCGAGGATGCGTTTGCTTTCGGCAAGCACTGGGATTCTCGTTCCTGGTTCCGGGGTGCTGTCGACAACAGGACATTTTATATTTCCGATGTCTATACTTCCTCGGCTTCCGGAGAGGAGTGCATCACCGTCTCAGGTCCGTTTTTCGGGACTCAAGGAGAAGTGTTGGGAGTCATTGCCGCTGATGTGAGTGTGGCCGCTTGA
- a CDS encoding TIGR00730 family Rossman fold protein yields MIHRSKQYLIDDLSIHESWRLFKIMSEIVDGFENLSEIGPAVSVFGSARVKPEDPLYIQTVQLSKALSEAGFSIITGGGPGLMEAGNKGAFENGGESIGLHIHLPMEQQNNPYMNVKSEFRYFFIRKLMFIKYALAYVALPGGYGTLDELSEALVLIQTHRIKPFPIVLFGTEFWSGLIDWFKKQMVTNKFCKEEDLNLFMVTDDVNEVVNYIKKHVIV; encoded by the coding sequence ATGATTCATCGTTCCAAACAGTATCTCATTGACGACCTTTCCATCCATGAGTCCTGGCGACTCTTCAAGATCATGTCGGAAATCGTGGACGGCTTCGAAAACCTGTCCGAGATCGGCCCGGCCGTATCCGTATTCGGCTCGGCTCGGGTCAAGCCGGAAGACCCTCTCTACATACAGACCGTACAGCTCTCAAAGGCATTGTCCGAGGCCGGCTTTTCGATCATAACGGGCGGCGGCCCGGGTCTCATGGAGGCGGGCAACAAAGGGGCGTTCGAGAACGGCGGCGAATCCATCGGCCTGCATATCCACCTGCCCATGGAGCAACAGAACAACCCGTACATGAACGTGAAAAGCGAATTCCGGTATTTCTTCATCCGCAAGCTCATGTTCATCAAATACGCCCTGGCCTACGTGGCCCTTCCCGGAGGATACGGCACCCTGGACGAGCTGTCCGAAGCCCTGGTGCTCATCCAGACGCACCGCATCAAACCCTTCCCCATCGTGCTCTTCGGCACGGAGTTCTGGTCCGGCTTGATCGATTGGTTCAAAAAACAGATGGTGACCAACAAATTCTGCAAAGAAGAAGACCTCAATCTCTTCATGGTCACCGACGATGTGAACGAAGTGGTCAACTACATCAAGAAACACGTCATCGTCTAG